In bacterium, a single window of DNA contains:
- a CDS encoding YfiR family protein, with protein MQLINRKSESLLLHYHAFAVMLVCMMILGSTAFARRTGSSPNEYEIKAAFLYNFASFVEWPPKTSADSSGSFIIGVCGDNPFGNTLEKTVKGKTINGRRIDVRYFGSARDLKPCHILFVSSSEDNHFGKIANTVRDWHVLTVADTDGFTRNGGIINFFTEDNKIKFEINADNAKKSGLKISSKLLKLAKVVKG; from the coding sequence GTGCAGTTAATAAATCGAAAATCCGAAAGCCTGCTTTTACATTATCATGCATTCGCTGTGATGCTTGTATGCATGATGATTTTGGGCAGCACAGCATTTGCGAGAAGAACAGGCTCATCACCAAATGAATATGAGATAAAAGCGGCATTTTTATACAATTTCGCGAGCTTTGTTGAGTGGCCGCCCAAAACATCCGCAGATAGCTCCGGCTCGTTTATCATCGGAGTCTGCGGCGATAACCCGTTCGGTAATACACTTGAAAAAACCGTTAAGGGCAAAACAATTAACGGCCGTAGGATCGATGTCAGATATTTTGGATCGGCACGCGATCTCAAACCATGCCATATACTCTTCGTCAGCTCATCCGAAGATAATCACTTCGGTAAAATTGCAAACACTGTCAGAGATTGGCACGTTCTTACCGTCGCAGATACCGACGGCTTTACACGCAATGGGGGAATAATCAACTTTTTTACAGAGGACAATAAAATCAAATTCGAGATCAACGCAGATAACGCGAAAAAATCCGGACTGAAGATTAGTTCAAAATTGCTGAAACTTGCTAAAGTCGTGAAAGGTTAA
- a CDS encoding YfhO family protein: MDKDTKSIRIKGLLPYVLFLILVCIFLWRPIFRGDALLPGDYLAQMSPWNSVTKPTSPPPQWNALQWDAIAQFYPWRVFYAESIRAGHIPLWNPHQFCGTPFQANGQSAVLYPGNLLFLIFDPITAFTIFAALHLFLAQVFTYKFMRELGAGLLGGIVSAICFTFSAFIVLWLELPTFISVAVYLPLTLFLIHRSVEKRSTFYAMLAGGSLGLAFLAGHFQIAFYVAMASVLWWIWKCIGKWRSDGLNNSAKYAMLQFVVFVAIAFLISAPQILPSHDLAQHSHRIRQVTGAGYAWFIGNALKPYRLITMFVPNFFGNPSKNTYFLGSAADFMEYGLYIGILPLMFAIISLGRVKDKPCIGFFAFLALFALLCALGTPINAPFYFFIPGFSAFGGPNRILLLYFFSIAVMAGFGADYFAERAQEKVCVRGRELMWGELAALFAFLIVGVFFAITNILGASYIAGIIGKSFSGLAGPNGRIFTVLILVSLGLLLARSRDTVARSMYPVMVVVLIAADLFAFGVNYNPTCSRSKVYPDTPLTKKLQSLTMDGSRIAPINPNWSLYNTPDAILPPNAAMVYGLYDMQGYDSLFTKSYKDWSSRIQGGDSSPQENGNMVLMRRYTPDVGRAAKYILSRDEINDASLKLINTIDGVRIYKSLNYIHAQPPKWTMGFRAFYFGLYLMLIGVGTICGVGTYRFLKYNRHR, translated from the coding sequence TTGGACAAGGACACTAAAAGTATTAGGATCAAAGGCCTACTGCCGTATGTGCTGTTTTTGATACTGGTGTGCATATTCCTCTGGAGGCCTATATTTAGAGGAGATGCTCTGCTGCCTGGCGATTATCTGGCTCAGATGTCTCCATGGAACAGCGTCACAAAACCCACAAGTCCGCCTCCTCAGTGGAACGCTCTGCAGTGGGACGCAATCGCTCAGTTTTACCCATGGCGAGTTTTCTATGCCGAATCGATACGAGCAGGTCATATTCCGTTGTGGAACCCACATCAGTTCTGCGGCACACCGTTCCAGGCGAACGGCCAGTCGGCAGTGCTCTATCCGGGCAATCTGCTGTTTTTGATCTTCGATCCGATCACCGCATTTACTATATTTGCCGCACTGCACCTGTTTCTGGCTCAGGTGTTCACCTATAAGTTTATGCGTGAACTCGGCGCAGGGCTGCTGGGCGGTATAGTATCGGCGATATGCTTTACATTCAGCGCATTTATTGTGCTGTGGCTGGAACTGCCGACTTTTATAAGTGTAGCAGTATATCTACCTTTAACACTTTTTCTTATACACAGGTCTGTCGAGAAACGATCCACTTTTTATGCAATGCTCGCCGGGGGATCTTTGGGTTTGGCATTTTTGGCCGGTCACTTCCAGATAGCGTTTTATGTAGCTATGGCGTCTGTGCTCTGGTGGATATGGAAGTGTATCGGCAAGTGGCGGTCAGATGGTCTGAATAATTCTGCAAAATATGCCATGCTTCAATTCGTTGTGTTTGTGGCGATTGCGTTTCTCATATCGGCTCCGCAGATACTTCCAAGTCATGATCTTGCGCAGCACTCCCATCGTATCAGGCAGGTAACGGGTGCGGGTTATGCTTGGTTTATCGGCAACGCCCTGAAACCGTATCGCTTAATTACTATGTTCGTCCCCAATTTCTTCGGTAATCCGAGCAAAAACACATATTTCCTGGGCAGCGCCGCTGATTTTATGGAGTACGGACTGTATATAGGCATATTGCCATTGATGTTTGCGATAATCTCGCTTGGCCGGGTAAAAGACAAGCCGTGCATAGGTTTCTTTGCTTTTCTTGCACTATTTGCGCTGCTATGTGCTCTGGGCACACCTATAAATGCGCCTTTTTACTTCTTCATACCAGGCTTTAGTGCTTTCGGCGGACCCAACAGGATCTTGCTTCTTTATTTCTTCAGCATAGCCGTAATGGCAGGCTTTGGAGCGGATTATTTTGCTGAACGCGCGCAGGAGAAAGTGTGTGTGCGGGGCAGGGAATTGATGTGGGGTGAACTCGCCGCACTATTTGCTTTTTTGATTGTCGGAGTGTTTTTTGCCATAACAAATATACTGGGTGCAAGTTATATTGCAGGTATCATAGGCAAATCATTTTCTGGTCTGGCCGGTCCAAATGGAAGAATATTCACGGTTTTGATTCTGGTTTCGCTGGGTCTGCTGCTTGCGAGAAGTAGAGACACTGTCGCCCGCTCTATGTATCCCGTGATGGTTGTTGTCTTAATTGCTGCCGACCTCTTCGCTTTTGGAGTCAACTATAATCCCACATGTTCCCGATCAAAAGTGTATCCCGATACGCCACTTACGAAGAAACTCCAGTCACTAACAATGGACGGCTCGCGCATAGCGCCGATCAATCCGAACTGGAGCCTATACAATACTCCCGATGCCATTCTTCCGCCAAATGCCGCAATGGTCTACGGGCTGTATGATATGCAAGGATACGATTCGTTGTTCACAAAGTCATATAAGGACTGGTCGAGCAGGATTCAGGGCGGGGACTCCAGCCCACAGGAAAACGGCAATATGGTGCTAATGCGCAGATACACGCCGGATGTAGGCCGCGCAGCGAAGTATATCTTGTCACGTGATGAGATAAATGATGCTTCACTCAAACTGATCAATACGATTGACGGAGTTCGCATCTATAAATCGCTCAACTATATTCATGCACAGCCCCCGAAATGGACCATGGGCTTCCGCGCATTCTATTTCGGCCTGTACCTTATGCTCATCGGTGTCGGCACGATCTGCGGAGTTGGCACATATCGCTTCCTGAAGTATAATCGTCATAGATGA
- a CDS encoding corrinoid protein yields the protein MADMEALAQAIINGKAPDAKEITENALAEGMNPGDILNNGLVAGMNVVGAKFKNNEFYVPEVLIAARAMKMAMEVLRPKLASSGVEAKGKVAIGTVSGDLHDIGKNLVAMMLEGAGFEIVDLGVDVKPQTFVQAIKDGADLVALSALLTTTMPAMKETIEAMKNEGVRDRISVMIGGAPVTQNYADEINADGYAPDAASAVDKAKELLKIA from the coding sequence TTGGCTGATATGGAAGCACTGGCGCAGGCCATAATCAATGGCAAAGCGCCGGACGCAAAAGAGATTACAGAGAATGCGCTTGCCGAGGGGATGAACCCCGGTGACATTCTGAATAACGGTCTTGTGGCCGGTATGAATGTTGTGGGCGCAAAGTTCAAGAACAATGAGTTCTATGTACCGGAAGTGTTGATTGCCGCTCGTGCTATGAAGATGGCAATGGAGGTACTTCGTCCGAAACTGGCTTCGAGTGGTGTCGAGGCCAAGGGCAAGGTTGCGATAGGCACGGTAAGCGGTGACCTTCACGATATCGGCAAGAACCTGGTCGCGATGATGCTTGAGGGCGCCGGTTTTGAAATTGTCGATCTCGGCGTCGACGTAAAGCCTCAGACGTTTGTTCAGGCGATTAAGGACGGCGCAGACCTTGTCGCGCTTTCTGCTTTGTTGACGACCACCATGCCTGCAATGAAAGAGACCATTGAGGCGATGAAAAATGAGGGAGTCCGTGACAGGATCTCTGTTATGATCGGCGGCGCTCCAGTCACTCAGAACTATGCCGACGAGATCAATGCCGACGGCTATGCTCCTGATGCGGCGAGCGCAGTCGACAAGGCAAAAGAACTTCTCAAGATAGCGTAA
- a CDS encoding ASKHA domain-containing protein: MSKDKLVKVIFEPDGMEVMVPSGTLLSRAAAATGRGVETPCGGMGICGKCRVVVHGDVTEPDPTERERLTADELASGVRLACMTNALGDVTVEIPESSRSLVQKILSRGIHKECAVLSNVAKVYCELPAPSLEDEQAEFERLAVSLKSRDIHLQPSLNVVRTLSADMRSADYKVTAVIFDDELIGVEPGDTTDKCYGIAYDLGSTTIVGYLMDLTTGQEMAVSSVMNPQMAYGDDLVSRISFATTQDDGANILQSAAVGALNLIAHDLADSSEISLDNIYKVTVVGNTCMTHLLLGIDTTSLGQSPYVPSICADITVRSHDLGIEVNPEAKVVILPNIAGFVGSDTVGVLLSSLYEDNGSVRLAVDIGTNGEMALIHKQHLYVCSAAAGPAFEGAGISCGMRGAPGAIDSVIIDGDVHITTIHNKPPVGICGSGLVDAVAQMLDAGIIDESGRMVSPSDAANLPDAIRARLIETECGVEFVLASEMQSGSGKAITLTSGDIRHMQLAKGSIHAAIQTLIKTAGITDSHLDQIMLAGAFGSYIRVESAIRIGLIPDITPERVISIGNAAGAGAKLALLCEKEMELGRQLAQMAEHIELAVSPYYQMELMERMMFPGAGAVL; encoded by the coding sequence ATGAGCAAAGATAAATTGGTAAAGGTGATATTTGAGCCCGATGGGATGGAAGTAATGGTCCCCTCGGGCACATTGCTATCAAGGGCAGCCGCCGCGACAGGGCGAGGAGTCGAGACGCCATGCGGCGGTATGGGCATCTGCGGCAAATGCAGGGTAGTCGTGCATGGTGATGTAACGGAGCCGGACCCCACCGAGCGCGAACGCCTGACCGCTGATGAACTCGCTTCGGGTGTAAGACTGGCATGCATGACGAACGCATTGGGCGATGTGACTGTCGAGATACCCGAGTCCAGCCGCTCACTGGTTCAGAAGATACTGAGCAGAGGTATTCATAAAGAGTGCGCGGTGCTCTCGAACGTCGCCAAAGTCTATTGCGAGCTTCCAGCGCCCAGCCTTGAAGATGAGCAGGCCGAGTTCGAGCGGCTTGCAGTTAGCTTGAAGTCCCGCGACATACATCTTCAACCGAGCCTGAATGTAGTGCGCACACTCTCAGCCGATATGCGCAGTGCGGACTACAAAGTCACTGCAGTAATTTTTGATGATGAGCTGATCGGGGTCGAGCCGGGGGATACCACTGATAAGTGTTACGGCATTGCCTATGACCTGGGCAGCACGACCATAGTCGGCTATCTGATGGACCTGACGACCGGTCAGGAGATGGCGGTATCGTCTGTGATGAATCCCCAGATGGCCTACGGCGACGATTTGGTCTCCCGTATCAGCTTTGCCACGACTCAAGATGACGGCGCGAATATATTGCAGTCCGCTGCTGTCGGTGCTTTGAATCTTATTGCGCATGATCTTGCCGATAGTTCCGAAATATCGCTGGACAATATATATAAGGTAACTGTGGTCGGCAACACATGCATGACCCATCTCCTGCTTGGGATCGATACTACGAGTCTTGGCCAATCGCCATATGTGCCGTCCATATGCGCAGATATCACCGTGCGCTCACATGATCTGGGCATTGAGGTCAATCCCGAGGCAAAAGTAGTCATATTGCCCAATATTGCGGGATTTGTCGGGTCAGACACTGTGGGGGTGCTGCTTTCGAGCCTGTATGAGGATAACGGCAGCGTCCGGCTTGCGGTCGATATAGGCACCAACGGCGAGATGGCATTGATACACAAGCAGCATCTGTATGTATGTTCGGCTGCTGCCGGTCCCGCGTTTGAGGGGGCGGGCATAAGCTGCGGCATGCGCGGCGCTCCGGGCGCAATCGACAGCGTGATTATAGACGGTGATGTCCATATAACTACAATTCATAATAAACCGCCGGTTGGGATATGCGGGTCCGGCTTGGTGGATGCAGTCGCGCAGATGCTGGATGCGGGAATTATCGATGAGAGCGGTCGAATGGTTTCACCCAGTGATGCAGCCAATCTGCCGGATGCAATTCGAGCAAGGTTGATTGAGACTGAGTGCGGGGTCGAGTTCGTATTGGCAAGCGAGATGCAGTCCGGCTCGGGCAAAGCCATTACTCTTACATCCGGCGATATCCGTCATATGCAGCTTGCAAAGGGTTCGATCCATGCCGCAATCCAGACGCTGATAAAGACCGCAGGCATCACCGATTCCCACCTGGATCAGATAATGCTTGCCGGTGCGTTCGGCAGCTATATTCGTGTCGAGAGCGCTATTCGGATAGGTTTGATTCCTGATATTACGCCTGAGAGGGTCATATCGATCGGCAATGCGGCAGGTGCAGGCGCAAAGCTGGCTTTATTGTGTGAAAAAGAGATGGAACTGGGCAGGCAGTTGGCGCAAATGGCTGAGCATATCGAGCTTGCCGTATCGCCATATTATCAGATGGAATTGATGGAGAGAATGATGTTTCCAGGCGCAGGAGCAGTTTTATAA
- a CDS encoding TonB-dependent receptor, protein MSKKAEKISKAPACVSVITGDQIERWGYRTLGEALRRIAGMYVSSDRNYDYLGVRGYSSPGDYNTRILLLIDGMRINDTMYDSATVGLDLPVDIKSIERIEVAKGPGSALWGTNALLGVVNIITKKARRKDEVRFTQSYGSDAENKSYLQYENTSPDGLNIIAAFSTLKSQGQKSIFFPEYVESGVCDGLARNVDGTNADHGYIAASYGQLKMTYCSGYMRKVIPTGSFGTTFNDDGNFTKDSRTHFDLSYETKMGASEQDTLQARVFYGDYLYEGEYVYDTDSDPLVNIDYNRCKWFGTELRSIINLNNQLSLTSGIEYTRTYSVQLDNYNLDPFLMLINSRGSLSVFSYYLQADKDISPTLKLVGGIRLDDYSTFGTHSSPRTAVIYQPTHSDTLKLLYGTAFRAPNFYEMDYCDGVTTIGNQNLQPENLTNVELVWEKALSNETRITTSFFNFKLDDVITQTINDDDMIQFVNNGCVRSRGIEVQADMLLPNKCSAYLGISLLKATDVQTDERITNSPRCIASTGISIPLVSDKLYLSPEAQYIGRRKTLAGNEIPSASVVNLTLKTNQKQDKTNFYLSIYNLLNRSIYVPGSGEHIQDQIPQEGRTIQFEASYRF, encoded by the coding sequence GTGTCAAAGAAAGCTGAGAAAATAAGTAAAGCTCCTGCATGTGTATCAGTCATCACTGGCGATCAGATAGAACGATGGGGATATCGCACGCTTGGTGAAGCGCTCCGCAGAATTGCCGGAATGTATGTAAGCTCAGACCGTAATTATGATTATTTGGGAGTGAGAGGATATTCAAGCCCGGGCGACTATAACACCAGAATTCTTCTGCTCATAGACGGTATGCGAATCAACGACACCATGTACGACTCCGCAACTGTAGGCTTGGATTTGCCAGTCGATATCAAAAGCATAGAACGAATTGAAGTCGCAAAAGGTCCAGGCTCGGCACTCTGGGGGACTAATGCCCTACTGGGTGTGGTGAATATCATTACAAAGAAAGCAAGACGTAAAGATGAGGTCCGATTTACACAGAGCTATGGATCGGATGCCGAAAATAAGTCCTATCTGCAATACGAAAACACGAGCCCTGACGGGCTAAATATCATTGCCGCGTTCAGCACTCTCAAATCACAGGGTCAAAAGTCTATCTTCTTCCCGGAGTATGTCGAGTCGGGTGTATGTGACGGATTGGCCAGAAATGTAGACGGCACAAATGCAGACCATGGCTATATTGCGGCTTCATACGGCCAACTTAAAATGACTTACTGCTCAGGATATATGAGGAAAGTCATCCCAACCGGCTCGTTCGGCACAACATTCAATGACGACGGCAATTTCACCAAAGATAGCAGAACCCATTTTGACCTCAGCTACGAAACCAAGATGGGCGCCTCTGAACAAGACACTTTGCAGGCTAGAGTTTTCTATGGCGACTATCTGTATGAAGGCGAATATGTATATGACACTGATTCAGACCCGCTCGTCAATATCGACTACAACAGGTGCAAATGGTTCGGCACTGAACTGCGGTCAATAATAAACCTCAACAACCAACTGTCGCTGACTTCGGGCATTGAATATACGAGAACATATTCCGTCCAACTCGATAACTATAACCTTGACCCATTTTTGATGTTGATAAACTCACGCGGGTCGCTTTCGGTCTTCTCATATTATCTTCAAGCAGACAAAGATATCAGCCCTACCTTGAAACTAGTCGGCGGAATTCGTTTGGATGATTACTCGACATTCGGCACACATTCGAGTCCAAGGACTGCCGTTATATATCAGCCAACGCATTCCGATACATTGAAACTGCTATATGGCACGGCATTCAGAGCACCTAATTTTTACGAAATGGACTATTGCGATGGAGTCACTACCATAGGAAATCAAAACCTGCAGCCAGAAAATCTGACGAACGTCGAACTTGTGTGGGAAAAGGCTCTGAGTAATGAAACAAGAATAACGACCAGCTTCTTTAACTTCAAGCTCGATGATGTAATCACGCAGACAATTAACGATGATGATATGATCCAGTTTGTAAACAACGGCTGCGTGCGAAGCCGTGGGATTGAAGTTCAGGCGGATATGCTGCTGCCGAACAAATGCAGTGCTTACCTTGGCATAAGTTTGCTGAAAGCAACAGACGTTCAGACGGATGAACGCATAACTAACTCTCCGAGGTGCATTGCGAGTACGGGCATATCCATTCCTCTGGTATCAGACAAACTGTATCTGAGCCCCGAAGCTCAATATATAGGCAGGCGAAAAACACTCGCCGGAAATGAAATACCATCAGCAAGTGTGGTCAATCTGACTCTCAAAACAAACCAAAAACAAGACAAAACGAATTTCTATCTGAGCATATATAACCTCCTCAACAGATCCATATACGTTCCAGGCTCTGGAGAACATATTCAAGATCAAATACCGCAGGAAGGAAGGACGATTCAGTTTGAAGCATCCTACCGTTTTTAG
- a CDS encoding MATE family efflux transporter — protein MMQETHDKTAKYTPGSVRELLVIALPMMASSVCDTVMTFTDRLFLSKLGSSQMNAALGGGMTSFMLMTFFIGLIGYSTALIGQYYGAGRKNNCAIVVTQAAVIALVAYPIILLIAPLAKASFRSFGIASEQLGPQIIYFSIMIYGTIIGLMRNVFSCFFSGIGRTRTVMVASVTAMVVNIFANYVLIFGHCGFQPMGIRGAAYGTIAGGLSGLLILMTAYFFGNKYKEYSIGKSYRFDLDVMRKLLKFGYPAGLEFFLTLSAFTAIIMLFQSLGQTVATAATITFNWDMVGYVPLIGIEIAVTSLVGRYMGAGRPDTAHHVAMSGIKAGILFSAVMMVLFLTIPYPLINIFRPDVNDTVFTNAMPLTVFMVRLMSLYVLLEAIIIAFCGALRGAGDTFFAMCMSVILHWLMVVILFVMFRVMHLSAQAGWVAMILWFMVLFIAFWMRYRSGRWREIKVINNEEPATLE, from the coding sequence ATGATGCAAGAAACACATGACAAGACCGCCAAATACACGCCGGGCAGCGTCAGAGAACTGCTGGTAATAGCCCTACCGATGATGGCATCGAGTGTATGCGACACAGTGATGACCTTCACCGACAGGCTGTTTTTGTCGAAGCTGGGTTCTTCACAAATGAATGCGGCGCTTGGCGGCGGAATGACCAGCTTCATGCTAATGACGTTTTTCATCGGCCTGATCGGTTACAGCACTGCACTCATCGGTCAATATTACGGTGCGGGTCGCAAGAACAATTGTGCGATAGTCGTCACACAAGCAGCGGTCATTGCGCTGGTGGCTTATCCGATAATACTTCTAATTGCCCCGTTGGCCAAGGCTTCTTTTCGATCTTTCGGCATTGCCTCCGAACAGCTGGGTCCGCAGATTATTTATTTCAGTATAATGATCTATGGCACGATCATTGGTCTTATGCGCAATGTTTTCAGTTGTTTCTTTTCAGGCATCGGCAGGACCCGCACTGTGATGGTCGCGTCAGTGACTGCCATGGTGGTCAACATTTTTGCAAACTACGTTCTTATCTTTGGTCATTGCGGTTTCCAGCCGATGGGGATCAGAGGAGCGGCATATGGAACCATAGCAGGTGGCCTGAGTGGTCTATTGATCCTGATGACGGCATATTTCTTCGGTAACAAATACAAGGAATACAGCATTGGAAAATCATACAGATTCGATCTTGACGTGATGCGCAAACTCCTCAAATTCGGATACCCGGCGGGGTTGGAGTTCTTTCTCACGCTCTCCGCATTTACTGCGATAATCATGCTTTTTCAATCACTGGGTCAGACAGTTGCCACAGCCGCCACAATCACTTTCAACTGGGACATGGTCGGGTATGTTCCTCTGATCGGCATAGAGATAGCCGTAACGAGCCTGGTAGGGCGCTATATGGGAGCCGGGCGACCCGACACAGCGCATCATGTGGCGATGTCGGGCATAAAGGCCGGGATACTGTTTTCCGCAGTTATGATGGTGCTTTTTTTGACTATACCATACCCGCTTATCAATATCTTTCGACCGGACGTAAATGACACTGTTTTCACGAATGCCATGCCTCTGACTGTCTTCATGGTCCGGTTAATGTCGCTGTATGTGCTTCTTGAGGCGATCATAATTGCATTTTGCGGGGCTTTGCGAGGTGCGGGAGACACATTCTTTGCCATGTGTATGTCCGTAATCCTGCACTGGCTGATGGTTGTAATCCTGTTTGTCATGTTTAGGGTGATGCATCTCAGCGCTCAGGCAGGCTGGGTGGCGATGATATTGTGGTTTATGGTGCTCTTTATTGCTTTCTGGATGAGGTATCGCAGCGGCAGGTGGCGTGAAATAAAGGTGATTAATAACGAGGAGCCTGCCACTCTGGAGTAA
- a CDS encoding TonB-dependent receptor, with amino-acid sequence MKKIAVIPIIALVIGIFTPAWCADTETRSNTSDLTQLSLEDLMNIQVTSVSKKAERLSDSAAAVYVITSEDIRRSGATSIPEALRMVPGLHVAKIDSNKWTVSSRGFAERFTNKLLVLIDGRSVYTPLFAGVYWDMQDTVMEDIDRIEVIRGPGATMWGANAVNGVINIITKNSNTTQGTLASEYTGNTAKGIGSIRYGGMLSENATYRVYGRYLNWDNAAYEDGQTANDGWEQNRRGFRVDWNLTKSSSLMVQGDFYNEVAQQEAKLDPALSVVSQDNINAKGSDVLAKWTYSPSPKSSTDIQLYYDHTNRTESSYGEIRNTVDFDYQKRLTLNPRQELVWGMGYRQSSNDLTSSEVVSFDLSGETTCLYSAFCQEDITLAENRSRLTIGSKFEHNSYTGFEIQPNIRFLWTPQPRHTFWASVSRAVRTPSYAERYSQFSWVGRTYDDGNYYLLRIIGNKDFKPEELTAYEIGYRVQRADKMSLDWTAYYNVYDNYRSFEPGSPQIVTSPFTYIVIPLTINNLVNVNVYGWEISGKYNITNNWRLSTGYTYCRLDMSSDPESNDTFSVNNDVYYPRKQFQIQSSLDLARNFELDINHYYSGPMTDVVFNVPRWSRTDLRLGWKKAETTEISLGVQNLFNKRHREAYATTNEVATYATRSYYAMFSWRR; translated from the coding sequence ATGAAAAAAATTGCGGTAATACCGATAATTGCATTGGTAATCGGAATATTCACACCAGCTTGGTGCGCCGATACCGAGACACGCTCAAACACATCAGACCTTACACAGTTAAGTCTCGAAGACTTGATGAACATACAGGTGACGTCAGTCTCAAAAAAAGCCGAGCGGCTTTCGGATTCGGCTGCCGCTGTGTATGTAATTACCTCAGAGGATATCAGGCGCTCAGGAGCTACAAGTATTCCAGAAGCTCTTCGCATGGTCCCGGGGCTTCATGTTGCCAAGATCGACTCGAACAAGTGGACTGTCTCAAGCCGGGGTTTCGCTGAACGATTCACGAACAAGCTTCTGGTGCTCATAGATGGAAGAAGCGTATATACTCCACTCTTTGCCGGTGTCTATTGGGATATGCAGGATACAGTTATGGAAGATATCGATCGCATTGAAGTGATCCGTGGACCTGGAGCGACTATGTGGGGCGCAAATGCCGTCAACGGTGTAATCAACATCATCACCAAAAACTCCAATACCACTCAAGGGACATTGGCATCGGAATACACAGGCAATACAGCCAAAGGTATCGGCAGCATTCGATATGGCGGCATGCTCAGCGAGAATGCTACATATCGAGTATATGGCAGATATCTGAACTGGGATAATGCCGCCTACGAAGACGGTCAGACAGCCAACGACGGATGGGAACAAAATAGACGAGGATTCAGAGTCGATTGGAACTTGACCAAATCAAGTTCGTTGATGGTTCAGGGAGATTTCTATAACGAAGTCGCTCAACAGGAGGCTAAGCTCGATCCGGCATTAAGTGTCGTCAGCCAAGATAACATCAACGCAAAAGGATCAGATGTACTGGCGAAGTGGACATATTCGCCTTCGCCAAAGTCCAGCACTGATATACAACTCTACTATGACCATACCAATAGAACCGAAAGCAGCTATGGCGAAATACGCAATACGGTCGATTTTGACTATCAAAAAAGGCTGACATTGAATCCTAGACAAGAACTTGTATGGGGCATGGGCTATCGCCAAAGCTCAAACGATCTCACCAGCAGTGAAGTCGTCAGTTTTGATCTGTCAGGCGAAACTACATGCCTCTATAGCGCATTCTGCCAAGAAGACATTACACTTGCTGAAAATCGGTCGAGACTTACTATCGGATCCAAATTCGAGCACAATAGCTATACGGGCTTTGAAATACAACCCAATATCCGATTCCTATGGACACCGCAGCCACGACATACATTCTGGGCCTCAGTGTCAAGAGCAGTTAGAACACCTTCGTATGCAGAGAGATATTCACAGTTTTCCTGGGTCGGACGGACATATGACGACGGCAACTATTATTTGCTTAGAATAATCGGAAATAAAGACTTCAAGCCCGAAGAGCTGACCGCATATGAAATCGGCTATAGAGTCCAAAGAGCCGATAAGATGTCGCTCGATTGGACCGCATATTACAATGTTTACGATAACTATCGCAGCTTTGAGCCGGGATCACCACAGATAGTAACATCACCATTTACCTACATTGTCATACCCTTGACGATAAACAATCTGGTCAATGTCAATGTCTACGGCTGGGAGATATCCGGCAAGTATAACATCACCAATAATTGGCGCTTGTCAACAGGCTATACATATTGCAGGTTGGATATGTCGAGCGATCCGGAAAGCAACGACACATTCTCAGTAAATAACGATGTGTACTATCCACGTAAGCAATTCCAAATCCAATCCAGCCTTGACCTTGCCAGAAATTTTGAACTCGATATTAACCACTATTATTCAGGTCCTATGACTGATGTCGTTTTCAACGTTCCGAGATGGTCGAGAACAGACCTCAGGCTCGGATGGAAAAAGGCCGAGACAACTGAAATAAGTCTCGGAGTCCAAAATCTGTTCAATAAACGGCATAGAGAAGCCTATGCAACAACCAACGAAGTAGCTACATACGCCACGAGGAGCTATTATGCTATGTTCTCTTGGCGCCGTTAA